The genomic segment ATTTTTTACAAAAAATTCATGTATCAGGCAAAGCTTTGCTTTCTCTTATCAATGACATACTTGATCTTTCAAAAATCGAAGCCGGAAGATTAGAAATTTGTCAGGAAAAAATAGATATAAAAAATATTTTTTTTGATATTTCGGAGATATTTACAGAAAAATTTCAGGAAAAAGGAATTGAATTTAAAATAAATATCAGTCAGGGTATGCCTTTGTGCATATTCATGGATGAAGCCAGGATACGCCAGATATTAATCAATCTTGTAGGAAATGCGTTAAAATTTACAGAAAAAGGGCAGGTTGAATTAAGGGCAGGAATTGAATTTGAATCATATGAAAATTTTGAAAAAAGAAATTTTATCATTGAAATTGAAGATACAGGTATCGGCATTCCGCAAGATCAGAAAAAAATGATCTTTGAAAGTTTTGTCCAGCAGCAGGGACAAAACAATAAAAAATACGGAGGAACCGGCCTGGGCCTGACCATTACAGAAAAACTTGTCAGGATGATGAACGGCCGTATAATTGTGAAAAGTGAACCAGAAAAAGGAAGTATATTTAAAATAGTTTTCCATGACATTAAAGTTTGTGAAGATAATAATCTTATAAAATCTACTTCAGAAAAGGATGATAAACAAATACGATTTAAAAAACCCTTGATCCTGATTGTTGACGACACAGCTTATAATCGAGAAATGATCAAAGAATTACTTTTATCATTATCCTGTTATATTATTGAAGCTGAAACCGGTGAGCAGGCACTTGATATCCTGAAAAACAAAAAAAATATTGATCTTATACTCACAGATATCAGGATGCCTGGAATGGATGGTTATAAACTTAACAAAAAGATCAAGACAAATAAAGATTTGCAGGATATTCCTGTTATTGCTGTTACAGCCTCAGCCTTGAAAACAGATCAGGAAAAATTAAAAATTTTTTTCAGCGGGTATCTGACAAAACCTATAGACAGAGCAAATCTTATATCAGAATTAAAACGTTTTCTGCCTTTTGAAATTATTAAATCAGAAGAACAAATTAACAATAATAAGGATTGTCCTGGCAATAAATTTACATGTTCTCCTGAATTATTTGAAATTATTGAAAATAAATTAATACCTTTTTGGGCAGATATAAAAGAAACATTTTTTATAGATGATGTTGTAGATTTTGCTTTATTGTTAATAAAAACCGCAGATCAATATGGAATCAGCTTATTAAAAACATATGCTGAAAATCTCCATGAAAGCTGCGAAAGTTATGAAATTGATAAAATTGAAAGCCTTATTCAGGATTTTCCTGAAATTTGTAAACAAATCAAGGAGAAATTTTCTTTTTCAAAAATTTAAGGAGAAAACATGGATTTTATTAAAATTGATACAAAATTGTGCAATAAAGATGGAATATGTATTGAAACATGTCCATTTTTATTATTTAAAAAAGGTGATGACGGTTTTCCAGTAATCCTGGAATATGCTGAAACGCACTGCATTGACTGCAGGCACTGTGTGTCTGTGTGCCCGACAGGTGCAATTACCATAAAAGGTATAAGACCAGAAGACTGCGAACCTGTCTGCAAAACCCAGGCAATAAGTGAAGATGCGGTAGAACATCTGATAAAAACAAGGCGTTCAATCAGGGCATATAAATCAAAGCCTGTATCTCAAGAAATTTTAAACAGGCTTATAAATATCATGCGCTGGACACCCAGTGCCAGAAACAGTCAGCCTGTTTCCTGGCTTGTTATTCAAAAAAAAGATATTATAAATAAGATCGGCACCATGACAGCCCAGTGGATGCGGGAAACAGAACTTCTTCCCCAGATAGCAGATGCCTATGACCAGGGAGTTGACATGATCCTGAGAAATGCTCCAAATCTTGTAATTGCCCATGCCCATGCTGAAGGCTTTAATCCAACTGCTGACTGCACAATTGCAATAACTGATCTTGAGCTGGCTGCCCATGCTTTTGGTCTGGGCGGATGCTGGGCAGGTTTTTTTATGAGAGCTGCAAATTCACATAAACAGCTTGCTGATTTACTTGATCTTCCTCAAGATCACAAGGTTTATGGTGCTTTAATGCTGGGATATCCAAAGTTTAAATATCATAGAATACCGCCAAGAAAACCTGCTGAGATCAGATGGCTTTAATTTAACAGCAAAAATTTCAGGGAGTATATAAAATAGCTATAAATTCTGTCCTGGTTTCACTGATATTTCTCATTGTATGATGAATACCTGAGTTGAAATGAAGAGATTCTCCCTGATTTACAATAGTTGCATAATCTCCAATAACCACCTCAACACTGCCTGATAAAACATAGATAAATTCCTCCCCAATATGCTGATTACTGACTCCTTTGTGTTCTGTATTACCCTCTATTGAAACCTTAAAAGCTTTTAAATGTTTATTTTCTGTTCCTGGAGACAGGGTTTCATAAGCATAATTATCAGTTCGCCTGGTATGGGCTGTTATACGATTATTGCGCTTTGCCCCTTTTTCTTGAAATAAAAATCCTGATTCAACACCTATGGCTCTTGAAATTTTCAATAGATTTCCTATGGATAAAACAGTTTCACCATTTTCAATCTTCATTAAAAAATCAATGGAAAAACCTGTTTCCTTGGCAAGGGTATCAAATGAAATCCTTTTTTCAGTACGGATTTTTTTTATGGTTTCCCCCAGGGGAGGCAGATTGTCAGATTCTATTTGTTCCATTTATCTCTCCTGAATGCAAGATTATTGCTTTTTTAAATTTAAACCTGTTTTTATTATTTATTTGATTTAAAATCAACTTTTTATTGCCGGGTAATCAAAAAAACAGGGCTTTAAGACCCTGATTTGAGATTATCTTTACTTTATTTTTGACACTTTGCCTGGTTTTAGGTAATAGTCTATTGAAATTACATTTTATTGACAAATCCAATTTTTCAGGAGGTATGAATATGAAACAGGGAAAATGTCCCAAATGCGGTTCAAAAGATATTTATTCAGGGGAAGATATTGCCTTTAAAAGCGGGCCTTTTGGAAGTAATTCCATACCTGTCGGCCTGACATCCATAGCATCACTGGATAATTATGTATGTACAGCCTGCGGCCTGGTTGAAAGCTATATTTCCGAAAAAACCAAACTCAAGGAAATAGCTAAAAGATGGGACCGGGTTAATTTGGACAGGGTTAATGATGATGAAAACAAATAAATACATGAAAGATGAATAGTGAAGGGAATCAGGCGGTTTAGTGTAATAACCCGTGTACTGGCAAGGCACGGGTTTGAAGATATACTTGACAGGATATTAGGCAGAAGCCCGGATAAGGAAATTTCAGGGGATGCCCGGGATCATGATATTGATAAATCAGGGCATGGAAAAACATCTTTTCCTTCTCCCATTCGTATCAGGCAGGTATTGGAAGAGCTGGGCCCAAGCTTTATCAAGCTCGGCCAGATCATGAGTGTTCGTGCCGATATTTTTCCTCCTGAATATATTGAAGAATTTAAAAAGCTTCAAGATCAGGTACAGCCTGTATCTTTTGATGAAATCAGAACTGTGATTGAAACTGAGTCAGGCCAAAGGCTTAACCGTTTTTTTGCAGATTTTTCAAAAAAATCCATTGCCGTAGCTTCAGTAGCCCAGGTGCATTCAGCAGTTCTTCTTACAGGCCAGAAGGCAGCAGTCAAGGTTATACGTCCCGGGATTGAGAAAAAAATCAGGGAAGATATTAGTCTCATGTACTATTTTGCTGAAAAGATTGAAAAAACCTTTGAAATCGGGAGGGTCATAGGATTTGTAAACCTGGTAAAAGAGTTTGAGCGCACCATATTCAGGGAACTTGACATGTTTATTGAAGCAGGAAATATTGAAAAATTTGCTGCCAATTTTAAAAACAATAATGAAATATACACTGGCAGGGTATGGTGGGAGTTTAGTTCAAAATCTGTCCTGGTCATGGAATATATTGAAGGCGTAAAAATGGATCAAGTTGCTGAAATACGTGCTATGGGCATTGATCCCAAAGAGGTTGCCATGATAGGTCTGCGCTCCTTTTCCATGCAGTTGATGGAATTTGGATTTTTTCATGCAGACCCCCATCCTGCAAATACCATTGTCATGCCTGACGGGCGTGTCAGCCTGGTGGATTTTGGCATTATCGGATACCTGGATGAAGAAACCATGATGCAGATTGCAAATCTTTTTTTAGGTTATGCAGAGCATGATTATGACATGGTAATGGATGCACTCAAGGATGCAGGGCTTATTCATGAGGGAATTGATCTTAAAAGCTTCAAGGTTGACCTTAAAGACATGAGCGAGCCGTTTTACGGCCGGTCATTGCAGAGCATTTCCGTTAAAGATGTATATGACCAGGTTATGGCTCTTGTTCTTAAATACCAGATCAGAATGCCCAGAAATCTTCTTCTGCTTTTTAAAACCTTTATCCAGACCGAAGGACTTGGAAAAATCCTGGGAAGTGATGCCAGTCTGCTGGAAGTTTCCCGTCCCTATGCAAAAAGACTGCTCCAAAAAGGTTATGATGCAAGAAAAATTCTTAAAAATCTGGGTAAAGATGCCAGGACATTTGCAGGGTATCTTAAACTTATGCCTGGATTTATCCATGATATTTTCAAACGGACAGCCCAGGGAAAACATGGGATTGAAATCAGGATTCAAGGACTTGAATCCATGACAAAAAGAATGGAAATGGGCTTAAACCGTGCTATTGTAGGAATCATTATATCTGCATCCACCATAGCCGGTTCCCTGGTCTTGAGTTCCCCTGAAAAGGTTATAGAATTTAATTTGATAAATCATACTATTTCTCTTACATCCATACTGGGAGTTACAGGTTACACAATTGCCACTGTCCTGGGAATCTGGCTTATTATCTCCATTTTCAGATCAGGAAAGATGTAAGCAGTGTTAAAAATTAAAAAAGAAAGGTGAAACAATGAATAAAAAAACAACAATAATAAATATTAAATCCAGAAAAGGAACCGGCCAGCCCATAACCATGCTCACAGCCTATGATTACCCCTGG from the Desulfonema limicola genome contains:
- a CDS encoding nitroreductase family protein, with product MDFIKIDTKLCNKDGICIETCPFLLFKKGDDGFPVILEYAETHCIDCRHCVSVCPTGAITIKGIRPEDCEPVCKTQAISEDAVEHLIKTRRSIRAYKSKPVSQEILNRLINIMRWTPSARNSQPVSWLVIQKKDIINKIGTMTAQWMRETELLPQIADAYDQGVDMILRNAPNLVIAHAHAEGFNPTADCTIAITDLELAAHAFGLGGCWAGFFMRAANSHKQLADLLDLPQDHKVYGALMLGYPKFKYHRIPPRKPAEIRWL
- a CDS encoding helix-turn-helix domain-containing protein, which produces MEQIESDNLPPLGETIKKIRTEKRISFDTLAKETGFSIDFLMKIENGETVLSIGNLLKISRAIGVESGFLFQEKGAKRNNRITAHTRRTDNYAYETLSPGTENKHLKAFKVSIEGNTEHKGVSNQHIGEEFIYVLSGSVEVVIGDYATIVNQGESLHFNSGIHHTMRNISETRTEFIAILYTP
- a CDS encoding ABC1 kinase family protein — encoded protein: MKGIRRFSVITRVLARHGFEDILDRILGRSPDKEISGDARDHDIDKSGHGKTSFPSPIRIRQVLEELGPSFIKLGQIMSVRADIFPPEYIEEFKKLQDQVQPVSFDEIRTVIETESGQRLNRFFADFSKKSIAVASVAQVHSAVLLTGQKAAVKVIRPGIEKKIREDISLMYYFAEKIEKTFEIGRVIGFVNLVKEFERTIFRELDMFIEAGNIEKFAANFKNNNEIYTGRVWWEFSSKSVLVMEYIEGVKMDQVAEIRAMGIDPKEVAMIGLRSFSMQLMEFGFFHADPHPANTIVMPDGRVSLVDFGIIGYLDEETMMQIANLFLGYAEHDYDMVMDALKDAGLIHEGIDLKSFKVDLKDMSEPFYGRSLQSISVKDVYDQVMALVLKYQIRMPRNLLLLFKTFIQTEGLGKILGSDASLLEVSRPYAKRLLQKGYDARKILKNLGKDARTFAGYLKLMPGFIHDIFKRTAQGKHGIEIRIQGLESMTKRMEMGLNRAIVGIIISASTIAGSLVLSSPEKVIEFNLINHTISLTSILGVTGYTIATVLGIWLIISIFRSGKM